In one Streptomyces venezuelae genomic region, the following are encoded:
- a CDS encoding Lrp/AsnC family transcriptional regulator has product MVQAYILIQTEVGKASTVAELIGKIPGVIQAEDVTGPYDVIVRAQADTVDELGRMVVAKVQQVDGITRTLTCPVVHL; this is encoded by the coding sequence GTGGTACAGGCGTACATCCTGATCCAAACAGAGGTCGGCAAGGCGTCGACCGTCGCCGAGCTGATCGGCAAGATCCCGGGAGTGATCCAGGCCGAGGACGTGACCGGTCCCTACGATGTCATCGTGCGCGCCCAGGCGGACACGGTGGACGAACTCGGTCGCATGGTGGTCGCCAAGGTCCAGCAGGTGGATGGCATCACCAGAACCCTGACCTGCCCGGTCGTGCACTTGTAG